TTCCTTCAGCAGCGATTTGGCAAAAAGGTAATCTGATTCGATGATTATCAAATAGGTAATCTTTCAATGATCTTGATCGGAATATCTGATATTCCTTAAAAAGCCTGAAGTAAGAGACTATGGTTTAATCAAGCCTTGAGTTTATCATAAAGAGAAATGCTACTAGTTAAATGTTACGGATATCCGGAGGAATTCAGGCATAAAAAAATGGCAGATATACGTAAGGTATAAATAATTCCGAAGATGCGTATAAATCCGACTGAAACTGGCTTGAACCTTAAAAGCTCTTCTGAAAGCCATATTCTTTTTCTGGAGAGGTGATTCCCGTAAAAAATGACCCAATTGACACCAGGCTTGCCGAAATGCACGAGGAACTTCGGGATTTAAGAAATTTTCCTGACTCCGAATTTGTCGGCATAATCAGGGAACTAGGGTTCAAATGTGAACTCTGTGCCCGCTGCTGCACCAGAGAGTTTAACGACCATGTGTTCCTGCTGGACTCGGACCTGGAACGAGTAAGAAGCATAGACCCTGATGCCGTCACTCCTGCCCCGTATTATGAGTTTTGCGACCAGAACGGCAGGTTCTATGTATCAGGCTATGCCCTGAAAACAAAACCTGACGGCTCCTGCATTTTCCTTGAAAATAAAAGATGCAGGATTTATGAAAGCCGCCCTTCAATCTGCAGAGTATACCCACATATGCTGCACAGGGAAGCCGATGAAACCGGAAAAGTGGACTGGCGGCAGATAAGCGGCTTAAACGAGCACGGGAGTTATCACTCAGATCTCGACGATCCGGCATGTAAAGAAATTGCACTGGAGACAAGGGCTTATGAAGAAGCTTATCTCCAGCAGGTGATTGGCTTTTTCGAAGCTGTGAAGGCTCATTTCAGGACAAATGGTTTAAAACACATCCAGAGAACCTATGACCGAAAAATGCGTGAATTTCTTAAAGGTGAATGTGACCTGGAAATTTTTGTATATTGCAAAGGCGGGTTTGAAAAACAAAAACTCGCAAAAGAGTCTGAAAGATAAGGCATAACTGTTGCCGAAAAAGGCAATTTTGTAAGCATAAAAAAAGAGAATATTTTTAAAATAATGACAGTGTAACATAAGTTCTGTAAAATCACAAATCTCAAGAAGTTCTTTGGTAGAAACTTCCATATCGGGAGATCAATTTTCCCATAATACACAAAAAATTGACTTCAAATTTACAGCAAATTAGGCACACTGCCAAAATAATTCTATGAAAATAAGAAAAGAGAGTATTTTTAAAATGATTCTATAAAAAAGGTTTTCAGTTCTTCTTCCCTTTGACCTTCCACTTCAGAAGTATTCCATCTTCAATTTTTTCAGCTGAAAACAGTTCAAGCCCGAGGAGTTCGTTTTCTGTAAAACCTTCCCCGTCAGTAAAGGTTGGAGCTGTTTTCCCTCCTATGATAAGGTTTCCAACAAAAGTATATACCTCATCAACAAGACCTGCGGAAAGCATGCCCCAGTTCAGGGTTGCGCCTCCCTCGACCATGAGGCTGTTTATACCCATTTCCTTTAATTTCGCTGCAAGCTCGGTAAGGTCAACTCTAAAAGCTCCTGTTTTTATGACAAGGGCTTTTTTTTCCAGCATCCTGATTTTTTCTTCAGGGGCGGAATTTGAAACAGCAATTATCCTGAGCCCTTCACCTTTTTTGAAGATATCGGCATTAAGAGGTGTCCTTGCTGAGCTGTCAACAACAACCCTTACGGGATTTTCACTCTTTCCGGCAGCTTTTCTGGCTGCCTTTCTTTCAGGGGATTTTACTGTCAGGCTGGGGTCATCGGCAAGTACGGTCCCTATTCCCACCATAATCGCATCTGCATGAGCCCTGAGTTCATCCATTCTCTCAAAATCAAGTTTTCCAGAGATCTTTACCTGCTTTCTTTCCTTTGTTGAGAGCTTGCCGTCAGCTGACATAGCAGAATTTATAAAAATAAAGGGCCTGTCCATTTTTTAGCTCCTGAAAAAAAGTATTGAATTGAGAGTCACGTAATTGAGAATCACGTTTTTATTTTTTAGCTGTTTAATTTTTTACCATTTAATTTTTTAGCCGGGAAGGTTTGAACAGGGGAAATGATAACTCCTTCCCCGGCTCAAAACTGTCCTTTACCACTATTCAGGCTTCTATAAGGGGCTTCAGCAGGTCGTGGTCTCTTAAGAGCCCCTGAAGCTTGCGGTTTGAATTAATTATCGGTATCTGGTCGATCCTGTTACGCTTCATTTTTCTTGCACAGTCGCTTATAGAGGCAATATAAGTAGCAGTGATCGGTTCCCGGATCATAATGTCGCTTCCTATCAGATTGGGGACTTTGATTCTGGATACGCTGTAGTAAATACTCATGGTATCTCTCATGGACTCCCATGTCCAGGCATCGTCGTCCTGACCTGCGGACATGTCTGACATCTCAACGCTGTCCTCAATAACGCTGGCAGAAATAATGTCACGGTCCGAGATAATTCCTATGAGTTCAAGGGCAGCATCAAGTACAGGTACAGCCTTGACACAAGCCAGTTCCATGATCCTGGCTACTACAGGCAAAGGCGTTTCACTGAATATTGCCACCACTTCCTTTTCCACATAGTCTTTGATAGGAGTGTCTATATTCATATCCGCAATTGCGCCCACAACATCAGCAACCGTTACAAGCCCCACGAGCTTTCCATCGTCTACTACCGGAAGCCTTCTGATGCCGTGCTGAAGGAGCAGGCGGGCAGCGGACTGCAGGTCCGATCCAGGGGATATGGTTATCGGGTCCCGTGTCATAAGAAGGGCAAGCTGTTCTTCTTCGGGGTTCTGCAAGAGGTTTGTCCTTGTCACTATCCCGACCACTTTGGAATCTTTGAGTACAGGAACCCCCGAGATGTGTTTGTTCTTAAGGATTTTAAGAACCTCGTCCCTGGAACCAGGCAGGGTTGCGCATGCGACGTCCCTTACCATGATATCTTCTATGAAGATGTTTTTTGGCATATGATCTACACCTGTGTTATCCTCTGAATCCTGGATTTTCTTTTATTATTTCTCTACGGAGGGCTTCAGCTCAGCTCTCTTCTCCACTCCGAACGACCATTACCGGAACCTTTGAGCCCCTGGCAACTTTTTCTGCAACGCTTCCGAGAAGGAACCTGTCAAGTCCGGTTTTTCCAAGTGTTCCCATAATTATCAGGTCAACATTGTTATTTTCTGCGAATTCGATAATTGCACTGCTCGGGTTTCCTTCAAGGACAACTTCTCTTACTTCTACCCCTGCTGCTTCTCCCTGGCTCTTTACGGCAGAAACTGCTTTTTCACCCTCGGACTTCAGGATCTCGTACATCGCTTCCCAGCCGACTTCCGAGCTCATAGGTATTGATGAAAAAGAAGATATGTCCACCACATAAAGTGCGTGAACCGTAGCCCCGCTGAGTTTTGCAATCTCAATTCCGTGAGATATTGCCTTCTGGGTATTCTCGGATCCATCTGTTGCAATTACTATGTTCCGGTAAAATTCGCTATTCATGTTTCGTTCTCCATTTGATTTACGAATGAAGTACCGCTAATATATCATCGGGCCTTGCCCGTTTTGTAATTCCACCTACAGGGTCCTGTATACCTGCAAGATTATTAGAATCCCCGTTCAGGATCATTAAATTGGCTTTATTCCCCTTTTCGATAGAACACATGGAATCTGGTCCCATTACAAAAGAACCATTAAGTGTGCAAATTTTAAATACTTGCCTATCATCTATAGAAAATATTTTTGACATAAATTCCATTTCAGCAAACATATTTACAGAATTTAACATTACATTATCTGTCCCGGCTGCTACCCGAATACCCGCTTCAAGCATTTCAGCTATTGGAGCCATCCCTGCCCCTGTTACAAAGTTTGACCTCGGGCAGACAACAACCGGAATTTTTGCCTGAGCAATTTCATCGAGGTCTTTTTTTCCTGCATGTGTTAAATGAATTAAAAGGTCCGGCTCAAGAGAAAGGGCTTTTTCAATGTCGCTTCTATTCTTTTCACCTGCATGGATTGCAAAAAGTTTTTTTCTTTCCCGGGTGCAGGCTGTAATCTCCTGAAGGAGGTTCATGTCGAGGTCATTTGCTCCACTCATTCCGAGCCCATCGGAACGAAGTAAAATCCTTCTTACTTCGGAAAGTACCACTTGCAGAGGTAGATCCGGTTCTGCAGGTCTTCCGAATATCAATGAACGCAGCTCAAGTCCTTCAAGGGCTTTATTCAGAGCTGCAACCCCCAAAAACCCTCCTTCCCTGAAATCAGCAAAAGCACAGGTCCCGGTATCTATCATGTCCAGTAAAGACCTTTTTATGTGCCCTACAAGGGTTTTATAGGGAGTTTCCCTGAGAATCCTGTGTTTTAATCCGTCAGGCGGCTTTACAAGAGAGTCAAGGTCTCTCTGGACCCGAAAACCGGAAGTTTTTCCAAGTACAGGGTCTTTACAAACGGAGTCCCCAAGATGAGTGTGAGCATTGACAAAACAGGGAGCTATTATATTTTTTGAATTTGTACGTTCTTCTCCAATTTCCGTAATTATTCCATTTTTTACACAGATGTACCCCTCTATGGGCAAAATCTCGGGACCTGCAATAATTGTTCCGGAAATTATTTGTTCAGTGCCGTACATCTATAAGCACCTCTGCTGTTTATCAACCTTCTGTGCTCAGCTTATGGAGACCAAACATATACATCATATATAATCTTTCCTTAAGCCTTTTTATATTATTCAGGCATTTTTTCTTCTATTCTGGGCACGCTGGAGTATTTTTTTCGTCTTTTTGGTTAGAAGTTTCTGAATATATATACAAAACAAAAATTCTTTTCACCGACATATTTATTAATTATCAAATATATATATGGGTTTCAGTCGCATTGTATAGGTCCTTGCACGAGATAATGGAAAATCCTGACTGTGAGTGTACAGACAACCCCAATGCGATACATCGATAGTGTGATATTGCCCGGCACGAGGGTAACTGAAAGGGACTGCGGAAAACCAGAGTATGATCTTTCGGAGTTAGTGCGTCCGGGTTACAGCACTATTTTATGTTAATTTATTTTTATAACTCGAGTTTATAATTTATTTCATACCTGGTGTTTTTATATATGGAAAAATTCAGTACCTGCCCAGCCGTCCAGGGTTCGCCATTCCATGCGTGGTTATAACTTATTCATTTCGGCTGCTTTTTATTTATCCTCTGCCTTTTGCTAATGGCTCTTATTACAAATTCCCAGGTTTCGTCACTAATTTATATAATATATTTTAAAAGATGAGATCCATGTCCTTTGAAGAGGCAATAAAATCTTTGGATTCCGGTATTATTGTGGATATCGAAGTCACTCCGGGTTCCAGATCGCTTTCTGTCCCGAGCGGCTATAATGAATGGCGAAAGAGAATTGAAGTAAAGCTGACCAGAAATGCCCAGAAAGGAAAGGCAAATGAGCAGCTTATTGAAAGCCTTGCAGAGCTTTTTGGCATATGCAGTTCTGATATCTTTATAAGTAGCGGAGCCACAAGCAGCAAGAAGTCCTTGCTGATAAAAGGGGTATCCTATCAGCAAGCTGTTCTGGTTTTCGGGAAACACTTAAAGGGTTGAAGCCAGGAGTTTTAGACAGTTTTCCTGACTGGCAGGCTTTCTTACCACACTTCCTGTTTAACGAAAAAGGTTGAAGAATAACGTGACTGATGTTGATGTCTACAGAAAAAGGCTGGAAAGGATTGAAGAACTGCTTCTGGAACTTTCAGAATCTGCGGAAAGAGGGGCAGTAATTATCGTAGAAGGAAAAAGAGATATTCTTTCCATGAAAAAGCTCGGTATTAAAGGCAGCTTCGAGCTTGCAACCCGGTATTCTCTTTTTAATTTCTCAGAGAGGATAGCCAGCCTCGGCTGTGAGGTTATCATACTCACGGATTGGGACAGGAGAGGTGACCTGCTTGCAGCCAAACTCTCGGAATATTTTGAAAATTTCGGGGTAAAACCTGACCTTCAGATCCGAAATAAGTTGAAACTGATTTCCCAGAAAGAAATCAAAGATATAGAAAGCCTGTATACTTATGTTTCCAAACTCAGGGTAAAAACAGGTTCTTCTCTAAACTCCGAATATGAAACGAATCTGGAATTTGAAAGATAGTAACGTTACTATCCGATAAAGTGCCCTTATTCTCAATATATTTTAAAAAAGAAAAAATGAAGATTTGAAGATTAATACTTACATCCGGTTAAAAAACTTTTATCCCTTATGCGTTGGATGATTCTCCTTTCTCCTGAATCATATCCAGGCCTTGAGGGCTCTTTTGATGATTGAATGTCCTGTCAAATTCCGGATATTTTGGAAATTTGCCAGCCAGTTCTTCAAACATTTTATGTCTTGGACTGATAATTATTATATGCGCAGGGGGGTGGATCTTCTTCAACCTGCTTATCGCCGCTCCCGCGTGGTTATTTAACTCTACAAGGGCTGCAGAGTTGCATTTTGACTTGAGTGATACGCCCATTACACTCACAAGAAGTTCATCAGCATAATTTGGCTCAATACATTTAGGAGTCGCTGAAAATTGAATATGTCCGTATCTTTCTAGGTCATGTAATGCTATTTTTACTTTATCCGAGTCGTCTGCCCGGACTAACGCGAATGATTTCATTTTTTACACACCACCAATCTATAAAGTTATCCCCATTTCGATATGGATTTACCCCTATAATAAACTTTGTGTATGAAATGGCTTAGCAGGCGACCATTATTCCCTTGCGAATGCGGCGTCCTCATCATATTATTTTAACTAAAAATGGTCATTTACGGAGTCGTAATATATTGTACGCCTTTCTCCTATACTCAAAAATTACAGGGCTATTCCATAATTGTCTTTTTTCAAGATTTAGTATGCGTCTCCATGATATGAAGCTGCGTATTCTATACTTATATGCATCGTATATATATTCGTTTTGAAATAATATTTCTTCTCAAGAAAACTTTACTTAAAGTTTTTTAAGTTGCGTTTTTTTAAAAAATTACTTTTTTTCTTTTATTAATATATTATTATTTTTTATCCCTCTTTGTCTATTTTAATATGTCCTGATTCTGCATGATGAATTTTTCACAAAATCAATCACTGACCAGAGAATTTTTTTATCCTCAATTTATTTTATTGACTTATTAAATATCATCTATAATTAAATAAATACTTTAATATATTATTTTTCCAGCCTGATGTTACTACAGGACCGGGATATACTTCCTCAAATGGTATCTTTTATTTAGGACCTTACCATATCATATACCGAAACAGTATACAAAAATATTTATCCCAGGACTCCCTGTGTCCTTTTTTCACCTCCATGTATGAAAAAGCTCAAATGTTTCGGGACTGAGTCCTTACCCTTAATTCAGTTAAACTCCTGTGGTTCAGTTAATTATATCTTATATAGCCCTTTGATTTTCAGGTCTGAATAGATAATTGAATCTGGTCCAGAACCTGTTTCAGGCTTATGTGGGCAAAGCCCTCGCAATTATTGCAAAGACGGTGAGTATATGGCTAATGATATTGAATCTAAAGTAATTAAAGCAAAAAAAGCTTCAATTGAGCTTGCCAGTGTAAGCTCCGAGGTAAAAAACAGGGCTCTTGAAGCTATGGCGGAAGCCCTTGATAAAGAGAGAAAAATCATCCTTGAAGCGAATTTAAAGGATCTTGAATATGCAGCCCAACTGAAAAAAGCCGGAAAGCTTACTCAGGCTCTTGTAGACCGGCTTAAGGTTACGGACTCAAAAGTTGACGGGATGATTGCAGGAATCAGGGACGTAATAAAACTTAAAGACCCTGTGGGAGAAACCCTTTCCACTCTTGAACTCGATGACGACCTGATCCTCTACCAGGTCAGCTGCCCTATAGGTCTTATAGGGGTAATTTTTGAGTCCAGGCCTGACGTGGTGCCCCAGGTAATGTCTCTCTGCCTGAAAAGTGGCAATGCAACCATTTTCAAAGGGGGAAGCGAAGCCAGGGAGTCTAACCGTACTATTTTCGATATTCTTGTAAGAGCCATAGAGTCCACCGGGGGCATGCCTGAAGGGGCGTTCCAGCTTATGGAAACCAGGGAAGAAATCATGAGCCTTCTGAGCCTTGATGCGTATGTCGACCTCCTTATCCCCAGAGGGTCCAATGAATTTGTCAAATTTATCCAGGACAATACAAAAATCCCTGTACTCGGGCATACAAGCGGCATCTGCCACATCTATGTGGACGAATTTGCAGACCCTGATACAGCCTGGCAGGTCTGTTTTGATGCCAAAGTCCAGTACCCCGCAGTTTGCAATGCCATAGAAACCCTTCTTGTGAACCGCAATATTGCAGAAGTTTTCCTGCCCAAAATGGCTGAAATGTATCTAAAGGCAGGGGTTGAACTGCGCTGCGATGAAGGTAGTTATTCTCTGCTCTCAGAAAAAGGGCTATCTCCCCTTTCAAGAGCAACTGATGAGGACTGGAGCCTTGAATACAATGACCTTATCCTCTCAATAAAACTCGTAGATACCATTAAGGAAGCAGTTGACCACATAAACACCTTTGGTTCCCATCACACAGACGGGATAATCACGGAAAACGCTTCCCGCAGGAAGGAGTTCATAGGGCTTGTTGACTCTTCAAGCGTTATGGTGAACGCTTCAACACGTTTTGCTGACGGTTACAGATATGGAAAAGGTGCCGAAGTCGGGATCAGCACAAATAAGATCCATTCGCGCGGGCCTGTCGGTATGGAAGGGCTGTTAATTTACAAGTATATCCTCATGGGTAAAGGGCAGGTTGTTGCAGACTATGCAGGAAAAAATGCAAAACCCTATACTCACAGGAAGCTTGACCTTAAGTTCGAGGATGTGAATTAACACATCCCTGATAATTTCTGATATGTTTATATATTTGAATCGAAATACCAGCGCAGGTTAAGTGCAAAAACCGGAAACCCGGCTATTATAGAAATCAAGCGCAGCCGCTTTCCAAATAACTTTAAGAGGCACTTCTATTGACAGAAAGAGAACAATTTTTCCGTGATGTTAATAAAATCGTCATTAAGATCGGAACTTCTTCAATTACCAGAAAGGGCTGTGACCATACCAGGGAAAACTGCAACATTGACCCGGCATTTATGGAAAGCATAGCCTTCCAGGTCTCAGAGCTCCGAAAGCAGGGGAAAGAAGTAATTATTGTGAGTTCGGGAGCAATAGGTGTCGGGCTGAATGAGCTGGGCATAGCCCCCAAACCCCGTGAGATCCCTATCAGACAGGCAGCTGCAGCGGTCGGGCAGAGTATGCTGATGCAGGACTGGAGCAGAGCTTTTTCCAGATACGGAATGAAGGTTGCCCAGATCCTTCTTACCTATGAATTCTATTCTGATAGAGTAACTTACCTCAACCTGAGAAACAGCATCTCAACCCTGCTGGAGTATGGTGTTGTCCCGATAATAAACGAAAACGACTGTACCTGTACAAACGAGATTGAAGCAATCTTCGGGGACAATGACAAGCTCTCTGCAATGGTTGCGAGCAAAATCGATGCTGATCTTCTGATTATCCTTTCGGATATTGATGGGCTTTTTGACAGGAACCCGAAAACTCACATTGACGCAAAGCTTCTGACCATTGTGAAAAAGATCACGCCTGAGATTGAAAGTTATGGGGGCGACCCTACAAGCTTCAAAGGCGTTGGCGGGATGCGGACCAAAATAAAAGCTGCAAAAATCTGCAGTATGGCAGGCTGCTATGTAGTTATTGCAAACAGCGATGTAGAGGACGTCATCCTGAAAATAGCCTCAGGGGAAGAAATAGGGACCCTTTTCCTTGCTGAACGGCATATCCAGAAAAACCGCGCTCGCTGGATTATCCTTGCCAGGGCTTCAGGAACGGTCCGTGTAGATGCCGGAGCAAAAGCTGCTGTCCTCGGGAAAAATAGCCTTCTCCCGGCAGGCGTTGTGGATGTGGAAGGGACATTTGATAGGGGAGATGTCGTGAAACTCGAATGTGACGGCAAAATATTTGCAAAAGGGATTACCGACTATACCTCTGAAGAGTTAATTAAAATAAAAGGAGTTCATACAGACCAGATTGAAAACGTTCTGGGCTACAGTAATTACAACAACGTGATAAAAAAGGAAAATATCGGCATACTGGAAGAGTTAAATTGAGCATCGGGTTTGTAAGAGTTTCAGGACCTTCTGGTTCTTTACAGGTAATTTACGGTAATTTAAGGTTAATTTAAGGTTAATTTAAGGTTAATTTAAGTTTATTTAAGTTTATTTAAGTTTATTTAAGGTCAATTTAAGTTTATTTAAGTTTATTTTTCTGGAAATAAGGAGATTTTATACATGATAAATCGAAAAATAGGATTCATTGGGGCAGGGAAAATGGGTTCTGCTCTCATGCAGGGCATAATTAAAGCCGGAATCGTGCAGCCTGAAAATATCGGTGCAAGCGATGTATACGAGCCTTTTTTAAAAGAGCTTCAGACAAAGCTGGGGATCAGGGTATCAACCGATAATACCGTTATTGTCCGGGAGTCGGATATCCTCATTCTTGCAGTAAAGCCCCAGACGCTTGGTTCTGTACTTGAAAACCTGAAAAATGAAATTACTTCCGAAAAACTCGTAATATCAATTGCTGCAGGAGTGCCTCTTTCAACTTACGAGGGCGCTCTTCTTGAAGGCACCAGGGTTGTCCGTGTCATGCCCAATATAGCAGCAACAGTTTCGGAGGCTGCTTCGGGAATTTCCCCCGGGAAGAACGCGACCCCTGAGGATATGAAAGATGCTCTTACTATCTTTTCTGCGGTTGGTACTGCAGTTCAGGTTCCTGAATCCCTGATGGACGCAGTTACAGGTCTTTCCGGCAGTGGGCCTGCTTTCATTTTCCCTGTCATAGAGGCTATGGCTGACGGGGCTGTACTGGAAGGCATGGACAGGAAAAGCGCTCTTACCCTCGCAGCCCAGACCGTGCTCGGAGCCGCAAAAATGGCACTTGAAACAGGCATGCACCCCGGAGAACTCAAAGATATGGTTACATCTCCTGCCGGTACCACTATTCAGGGAGTTCATGCTCTCGAGGAAGCAGGAATCAGGGCAGCTTTTATGAATGCAGTTATAAGAGCAAGCGAACGCTCAAGAGAACTCGGGAAGAAGTAATAATATCGGTTTCTTCCTTTTCTTAAATCCTCTTCCATTCATCTTTAATTCCTTTTCATCCTTTTTCTTTTTTATAAGTCTTCAATGTGTAAATTTCTTAAGACAAATTTTGCTTTCTAGATAAAAATTCCTTTCTTTTCGCTTTCTGGCGTCCTTTGTGATATTTACCTCTTATTTTCTTAGTTATAGTTCATGATTATTTGTTATAAATTTGGGTAAATTTTATATATCAGTGGAATCAATATTATTTTCTACCTGATAAAAGCTGAGCATGCATAAATGAGCTAGCGGGGGTCATAGTTCCTGTCCCATGCCTTACTCTCGTTTATGAGATGTTCCAGTCCGGGATATCCTGTATAAGTTCTCTAAAACTGAGAATTTTTCACCTATATTGTATTCCTCGGTGAACCCGGAAAATCATGCTTAATTTGAAAATAAGAAGCGAATAAATTACGATAAATTATGGTGGAACGGGGTACTGGACCTTCTCTGTTCGCCATGAGGGGGATCTCTTATGGGGGATACGAGATTCCTCTCCAGACTCCTCTTATTCTCGCCTGAAAGATTATTCGCTACAGGCTTTTTATCTTAAAAAATAGCAGCGTATTTTATGTCATTAATAAATAAAATAATGTTTTTAAAAAAGTAAAATAATGTGTAACTATTCAGGGTATAGTTAACGGCGCTCTCTTGAGCGCCGCTATAATACCCTCCAAAACAGGTAATCCGTTCTTTCTAATTGTAGAGATGTAAGCTCTAATTCTGCAGAAAGCTTCCGCTCCTTGTATAGTTCTGAAAGTTCCTGATATTTTCTGCTGTAATTTCATCATCCTGATATCTCTTTCTGCTTGATTATTCTCAAACGGAACTTTCAAATCTGTCAGGAATCTCAGAATATTTTCTTTGTGTTCTATAAACCTATCTAGCAGATTCCTTGCTTTTGTTTTTGGATTTTTTCCACGTTTTCCTTTCTTTTCAGGATTTAGAGATTGTGGATTTTCTTCAATTCCTTTAATTATGATAGCATCGAACCTTTCTTCCAATGCTTTAATTTGCTCAAAATCCAGTTCTTTGACTTGATCCTTGCATTCGTCGGTATACTTTTTCATCTCAGTGAGCAATTCATTCATTTCTTTAGCCCACTGCTGTTTATAGTTCTCTTCAATTCCAGTAAGTTCTCTCTGTAAATGAGCATTACAGAGAGCATGATCACAGTCATAAACGTTGTAAGGTTTCCATCCGTCGTGAACTGCTACTCCCTTAAACTCCGGAAGAATACCCATAGCGTCTATTGCTTCTGCTCCTCTTTTTGAGTGAGGTAAATAACAGGTGTATTTCTCATTAGAAGCTACATGAAGCCAGTGTCTTTTTCCTTCAATCTTCATACCAGTTTCATCAAAATTGATTACAGGCGAGGCTAATAACTTCTCTCTAATAACGTTTTCAAATTCCTCTAAATTCTGGAAACATTCTCTTTCTGCTCTAATTATCGTAGCAGGACAGATTTTTATTCCCATTATGTCCTCAAAAAATTCGGAAATTCTTTCATAGGGGATAAAATGGTGATTTTTACAGTAAATAGCTGAAGCTAAAATATTTGGACCATACTGAACTGGATATTTAACTGATTCAGGAAAAACAGCTTTATTTATTTTTCCACAGTAAGGGCAGGTCTTTATCTGACTTTTGTGTTCTGTAACAATCAGATTTACAGGAGGAATATCAAAGACCTGTCTTTTCTCATAGGCTTCAACTTCAACATTCTCAAGAGTATGGCCACATTCTTTGCAGCAACTCAAAGAATGTTCTATTACCTACTCAGGATGATCAACCATTTCAAGAGTTGTTCCTGGATGACCATCTTGACCTCCAGGTTTTTTGCCACTCTTTTTACGGAGACTCTTGGGGTTAGGTTTCTCCTTGATAAAAAAATCAGTAGAAGGAGGGCGACTGCTGTTACGACTGTTTTGGTTTAAACGAGATTCTAATACCTTTACACGTTCTTCGAGTTCAGCAATACGAATAGATTGTTCTTCTATGATAGTCTCAAGCCTCTGGATTACAGAAATTACAGCTTCAGGACCAGCGTCATAAATGATAAGAATCTCTTCACGTGTAAGCATAATAACGAAAGGAAATAGGATTCAATTTATATGCAATTTTTCCTCGAAAAGAGGAAAAATTGTAGCCTTTCAAAGGCTCTACCTGAATAGTTACAATAATGTTTTTATTGTACCCAAATTATTTCTGGGTATCTTTTTTCAGGCACATAAACCAGTCAAGGCAGCGCTTTCCTTCCTCTTCTTTTCCCATCCTTTCTTTTACTGCTTCCATTGAACTGGGAGGTGGAATGATAACGTCTTCTCCTGGCTGCCAGTTAGCCGGGGTTGCAACTTTTTCGGCTGCATTTTTCTGCAGGGCGACTACTATTCTCTTGATTTCCTGCATATTCCTTCCGGTTGACTGCGGATAGTAGAGTATTGTCCTTATTTTCGCCTCTGGGTCGATAATAAATACCGCTCTTACAGCCTGGGTGGTTGAGGCTTTTGGCTGGACCATGCCGTATTTCTTTGCAACATCCATCTTCAGATCTTCTATCACCGGGAATTTGATCTCCAGATTTTTCATTCCTTTATATTCTATTTTCTCTTCAATCCTCTTAAGCCAGGCGATATGGGAAAAGACGCTGTCTATGGAGAGCCCTATAAGTTCCGTGTTCATGCTCCTGAACTCTTCCTGCATACTGGCAAAAGTCATGAATTCAGTAGTG
This window of the Methanosarcina mazei S-6 genome carries:
- a CDS encoding peroxiredoxin: MHMPLIGDDAPSFTAVTTQGIIKFPDDYKGKWVILFSHPADFTPVCTTEFMTFASMQEEFRSMNTELIGLSIDSVFSHIAWLKRIEEKIEYKGMKNLEIKFPVIEDLKMDVAKKYGMVQPKASTTQAVRAVFIIDPEAKIRTILYYPQSTGRNMQEIKRIVVALQKNAAEKVATPANWQPGEDVIIPPPSSMEAVKERMGKEEEGKRCLDWFMCLKKDTQK
- the proB gene encoding glutamate 5-kinase, whose amino-acid sequence is MTEREQFFRDVNKIVIKIGTSSITRKGCDHTRENCNIDPAFMESIAFQVSELRKQGKEVIIVSSGAIGVGLNELGIAPKPREIPIRQAAAAVGQSMLMQDWSRAFSRYGMKVAQILLTYEFYSDRVTYLNLRNSISTLLEYGVVPIINENDCTCTNEIEAIFGDNDKLSAMVASKIDADLLIILSDIDGLFDRNPKTHIDAKLLTIVKKITPEIESYGGDPTSFKGVGGMRTKIKAAKICSMAGCYVVIANSDVEDVILKIASGEEIGTLFLAERHIQKNRARWIILARASGTVRVDAGAKAAVLGKNSLLPAGVVDVEGTFDRGDVVKLECDGKIFAKGITDYTSEELIKIKGVHTDQIENVLGYSNYNNVIKKENIGILEELN
- the proC gene encoding pyrroline-5-carboxylate reductase — protein: MINRKIGFIGAGKMGSALMQGIIKAGIVQPENIGASDVYEPFLKELQTKLGIRVSTDNTVIVRESDILILAVKPQTLGSVLENLKNEITSEKLVISIAAGVPLSTYEGALLEGTRVVRVMPNIAATVSEAASGISPGKNATPEDMKDALTIFSAVGTAVQVPESLMDAVTGLSGSGPAFIFPVIEAMADGAVLEGMDRKSALTLAAQTVLGAAKMALETGMHPGELKDMVTSPAGTTIQGVHALEEAGIRAAFMNAVIRASERSRELGKK
- a CDS encoding glutamate-5-semialdehyde dehydrogenase — its product is MANDIESKVIKAKKASIELASVSSEVKNRALEAMAEALDKERKIILEANLKDLEYAAQLKKAGKLTQALVDRLKVTDSKVDGMIAGIRDVIKLKDPVGETLSTLELDDDLILYQVSCPIGLIGVIFESRPDVVPQVMSLCLKSGNATIFKGGSEARESNRTIFDILVRAIESTGGMPEGAFQLMETREEIMSLLSLDAYVDLLIPRGSNEFVKFIQDNTKIPVLGHTSGICHIYVDEFADPDTAWQVCFDAKVQYPAVCNAIETLLVNRNIAEVFLPKMAEMYLKAGVELRCDEGSYSLLSEKGLSPLSRATDEDWSLEYNDLILSIKLVDTIKEAVDHINTFGSHHTDGIITENASRRKEFIGLVDSSSVMVNASTRFADGYRYGKGAEVGISTNKIHSRGPVGMEGLLIYKYILMGKGQVVADYAGKNAKPYTHRKLDLKFEDVN